In Candidatus Nitrosotenuis cloacae, the following proteins share a genomic window:
- a CDS encoding dual specificity protein phosphatase 23 produces the protein MSKPGNLWRKIHGAIAKRPTNFSWLLDGTLAGSGMPTSFEEITWIRKQGVKSIVTMTEEGLPDSWVNGLEYLHVPTEDMTAPDIDKIDAAVEFIRERIQNKEPVVVHCAAGIGRTGTILASYLIKYQKMSAKDAIEMVREQRPGSIQSQSQETAVSVYEKYLKQK, from the coding sequence ATGAGCAAGCCCGGAAATCTCTGGCGCAAAATTCACGGCGCAATCGCAAAGAGGCCCACCAATTTTTCATGGTTGCTTGACGGCACACTTGCAGGATCCGGGATGCCCACAAGCTTTGAGGAGATAACTTGGATCCGCAAGCAGGGTGTGAAATCGATCGTGACGATGACCGAGGAGGGCCTGCCCGACTCGTGGGTCAACGGACTGGAGTACCTCCACGTCCCAACAGAGGACATGACTGCACCTGACATCGACAAGATAGATGCGGCAGTCGAGTTCATACGGGAGAGGATACAGAATAAGGAGCCAGTTGTTGTGCACTGCGCGGCCGGAATCGGAAGGACCGGCACAATTCTTGCCAGCTACCTGATAAAGTACCAAAAAATGTCCGCAAAGGATGCAATAGAGATGGTAAGGGAGCAGAGGCCGGGCTCCATTCAATCGCAGTCGCAGGAGACTGCCGTCTCGGTGTATGAGAAATATCTAAAGCAAAAATAA